Proteins encoded within one genomic window of Lysinibacillus sphaericus:
- the thiC gene encoding phosphomethylpyrimidine synthase ThiC, with protein sequence MTTVSEKNITIMTSFDGSKKVYVEGTRPDILVPMREIQLSPTTGSFGEEDNAPVRVYDTSGPYTDPTYKVDITKGLPALRSAWIKERGDVEEYEGRTIKPEDNGFRKADDPRMKENVFPELSRKPLRAKKGRNVTQLHYARQGIITPEMEFVAIREHVEPEFVRAEIAAGRAIMPSNINHPEAEPMIIGRNFHVKINANIGNSAVSSSIAEEVEKMTWATRWGADNIMDLSTGKHIHTTREWIIRNAAVPVGTVPIYQALEKVNGVAEDLTWEVYRDTLIEQAEQGVDYFTIHAGVLLRYVPLTANRVTGIVSRGGSIMAQWCLFHHQENFLYTHFEEICEIMKTYDVAFSLGDGLRPGSIADANDEAQFAELDTLGELTQIAWKHDVQVMVEGPGHVPMHLIKENMDKQLEVCKEAPFYTLGPLTTDIAPGYDHITSAIGAAMIGWFGTAMLCYVTPKEHLGLPNREDVRVGVITYKIAAHAADLAKGHPGAQQRDDALSKARFEFRWRDQFNLSLDPERAVEYHDETLPAEGAKTAHFCSMCGPKFCSMRISQDIRNYAKEKDLNTTEAIHQGMKEKAQEFKKAGSRLYQ encoded by the coding sequence ATGACAACAGTTAGCGAAAAGAACATTACCATTATGACAAGTTTTGACGGAAGTAAAAAAGTATATGTAGAAGGAACACGCCCAGATATTTTAGTACCGATGCGTGAAATTCAGCTAAGCCCAACAACGGGTAGTTTTGGAGAAGAAGATAATGCACCAGTGCGTGTTTATGATACTAGCGGTCCTTATACAGATCCAACTTACAAAGTGGATATTACAAAAGGTTTACCTGCATTGCGTAGTGCGTGGATAAAAGAACGTGGAGATGTAGAGGAGTACGAAGGGCGGACGATTAAACCAGAGGATAATGGTTTCCGCAAAGCAGACGACCCTCGTATGAAGGAAAACGTTTTTCCGGAGCTTTCCCGAAAACCATTACGTGCAAAAAAAGGTCGCAACGTGACACAACTGCATTATGCAAGACAAGGGATTATTACCCCGGAAATGGAATTTGTAGCGATTCGTGAACATGTAGAACCAGAATTTGTACGTGCAGAAATTGCTGCAGGACGTGCCATTATGCCATCCAATATTAATCATCCAGAGGCAGAGCCGATGATTATTGGCCGAAACTTTCATGTCAAAATTAATGCCAATATTGGTAATTCAGCTGTTTCTTCCTCTATAGCAGAGGAAGTTGAAAAAATGACATGGGCTACACGATGGGGCGCAGATAATATAATGGATCTATCTACTGGCAAGCATATTCATACAACCCGCGAATGGATTATTCGTAATGCAGCTGTACCTGTAGGAACTGTGCCAATTTATCAGGCACTCGAAAAGGTCAATGGTGTAGCCGAGGATTTAACATGGGAAGTGTATCGTGATACGTTGATCGAGCAAGCTGAACAAGGGGTGGATTACTTTACGATTCATGCAGGCGTGTTGCTTCGTTATGTACCACTCACAGCTAATCGCGTAACGGGCATTGTGTCGCGTGGTGGTTCGATTATGGCGCAATGGTGCCTATTCCATCACCAAGAAAACTTCTTATATACTCATTTTGAAGAAATTTGTGAAATTATGAAAACGTATGATGTTGCTTTTTCATTAGGGGATGGTTTACGCCCAGGTTCAATTGCTGATGCCAATGATGAGGCACAGTTTGCGGAGCTTGATACGTTAGGAGAGTTAACGCAAATTGCATGGAAGCACGATGTACAAGTAATGGTAGAGGGACCTGGGCACGTACCGATGCATCTCATTAAAGAAAATATGGACAAACAATTGGAAGTTTGCAAAGAAGCACCTTTTTACACATTGGGGCCTCTTACAACGGATATCGCGCCAGGCTATGACCATATTACATCTGCCATTGGCGCAGCGATGATTGGCTGGTTTGGCACAGCGATGCTATGTTATGTGACACCGAAAGAACATTTAGGCTTACCAAATCGAGAAGATGTTCGTGTAGGGGTCATTACCTATAAAATTGCGGCACACGCGGCTGACTTAGCGAAAGGGCACCCTGGGGCACAACAAAGAGATGATGCGCTATCCAAAGCGCGATTTGAGTTCCGCTGGCGCGATCAGTTTAACTTATCATTAGACCCAGAACGAGCAGTAGAATACCACGATGAAACATTACCCGCAGAGGGAGCGAAAACAGCCCATTTCTGCTCAATGTGTGGCCCTAAGTTTTGCAGTATGAGAATTTCTCAAGATATTCGTAACTATGCTAAAGAAAAAGATTTAAATACGACAGAAGCTATCCATCAAGGAATGAAGGAAAAGGCTCAAGAGTTTAAAAAAGCTGGTAGCCGATTGTATCAGTAA
- a CDS encoding AEC family transporter yields MMYLGMIFFKIVAPILVLLVLGAFLQKKFSFNLKALSQLITYCFMPAAVFVNLYETSVELSVLGEVALFIVLFIGSQMVLSHFLAKGLGLAKTETAVFKNSVVLINSGNYGIPVAQMIFATQPIGVAIQVILVIFQNMTTYTYGLYNLISSTKSGMAIIKDFLKMPIIHALIIGVAMNFFNIGIPQFIRIPIDHVADGFIAVALITLGAQLSQLEIKSMFNKTVFVSCITRLVVGPAVALLIIFVLGLDGVVAQSLFIASAFPTSRNSSSLALEYDVESATAAQTVLFSTIVSCLTVTIVIYLAELLFT; encoded by the coding sequence ATGATGTATCTCGGTATGATTTTCTTTAAAATAGTTGCCCCTATTTTAGTGTTGCTTGTACTTGGTGCATTTTTACAAAAGAAATTTTCTTTTAATTTAAAAGCATTATCTCAGCTCATTACGTATTGTTTTATGCCAGCTGCGGTATTTGTGAATTTATATGAAACAAGTGTGGAGTTATCAGTGCTGGGGGAAGTGGCATTATTTATTGTGCTCTTTATCGGCAGTCAAATGGTGCTTAGTCATTTTTTAGCGAAGGGGCTTGGTCTAGCGAAAACAGAGACGGCAGTGTTTAAAAATAGTGTTGTCCTTATTAACTCCGGCAACTATGGTATTCCAGTTGCACAAATGATTTTCGCAACGCAGCCCATTGGGGTGGCAATCCAAGTGATTCTCGTTATTTTTCAAAATATGACGACCTATACATATGGTTTATATAATTTAATCTCTTCGACTAAATCAGGGATGGCGATCATAAAAGACTTCCTGAAAATGCCTATTATTCATGCCCTTATAATAGGGGTGGCAATGAATTTCTTTAATATTGGCATTCCACAATTTATCCGTATTCCTATTGACCACGTAGCTGATGGCTTTATTGCTGTAGCGCTTATTACACTGGGTGCACAACTATCACAGCTTGAAATCAAGTCCATGTTCAATAAAACGGTGTTTGTTAGCTGCATTACACGTCTAGTAGTAGGCCCAGCCGTTGCATTGCTTATTATTTTTGTCCTCGGTTTAGATGGTGTTGTCGCTCAGTCACTCTTCATTGCAAGTGCATTTCCGACCTCACGCAATAGCTCTAGCTTGGCATTAGAATATGATGTTGAGTCGGCAACTGCTGCGCAAACGGTTCTTTTTTCCACGATTGTTAGCTGTCTAACAGTAACAATTGTCATTTATCTAGCAGAACTGCTATTTACGTAA
- a CDS encoding S-layer homology domain-containing protein, whose translation MDKTKIQKVNKALIATVFATSGIAVVVPPPQKVAAATSPFVDINQYSSHYDNILKLYAQGAISGFADKTFRPNQNVTRGQAAKMLATVLKLDLKNVEDPYFRDVPKSNEYYKYVAALQNAGIMSGYANGSFMPNEVITRGQLAKILVLGFKFEVASNFNHSFQDINSQSSNAYYIQTLVDLKITEGTTPVTFSPFNAVTRGQIASFIVRSQEKKGNVSTYKITGVEDDTVYINSEPYSVPENLSHIFNEYNADVLKGAFIEGDISGKSIYSVAKLTLNASGTSSRKLQFDGDYKSFGGTIVVNGNYIAFDNVTLTGTMLVNETVRPPLHLDVSYYKPLAIGRVASNNFSFINWSNPDKPEDESSNSNPSGDLQNWTDSNQNPDKNKPFENWSKDKVTMKNVEKSIEFYNSTVSRLVVSQSGTKIETNTKLPRVDIIGNVREFEIQGNIGTLNLDTETALTIYGDSNIDWINYNSYTDLQLYIDGRVGTLYVDNAYGWVDIGDYTYIDKVILPKDEGPNNIFDDFLNDKDNVGNITDPDGKPIDKDDIDNQKPADKTKPLIDITKLTVLNGSDVQVEFTSDKVGTYYYIVREKGVEVPTKREMVNRISTDNAASGTASAVNGKNTFKISNLGEKKEYVVYVMVVDGAKNASDIKSQSFQMKDSSPPSVKSLMVTPLHGGTRAEFTFTASEPGEYFYFVRKKTTAADPTTADVMANPTGKGKALAGELGIPGLLTGLDPEQEYQLFVVMKDDSGNNSIDPIPKEAIKEFKTGALDNLPPYIVGGELFLQDEIKNEFYVTVSEELDPIAAEKVENYELTGTGIVNQGLQKPIRPEKVVYNKAQKRLTFIIPSLTGFVNGDNLVVTISPNVKDLASNEFENINNTPVNAVPRNTAEYIHKDGEWPYLTIIGEPAINAAKDQTLVEFNATKAGTYHYLIMESDLNLTRDDRLRLIEAVQLNAKEFNVGGKNIPIIGSGGNKPAQLGKQKVTVPLPNTIPPLDPFKSYSIYMVLRDRSGNVSDIQSKHVIDDRTAPVIDNTSIKILEGDRKATFKFMSDEDGSYYYVLRKVGDPTPGPTTPEEVMAKGITSSMRKDTNEISLTLEPHQEYELYVAVKDRYNNVTMVQKGTESKVYTFDEKQNKLITLTPGSNGTGVMKYTFFADGTPPKVEDPIYKRIDGKTFEVTFSEAVDTGFDFKLVQPGTTTPITPTYTHSWKDVTGTNDWESRKLIIKFNTEVKESFDISVNAAAKDKGGWTFSKDRAEYKYPTKENTITSATLLPDTQFPSNLNISKKVEVVANLNADITWDQQYYYAVLNSGYNLTPDNVMDVITKADSNNFTYIPGGAIVSYGKGKITAPSDASSAKTFTAIQTGSDPNSTNVFQKDQRIYLFTKDKYGNIVYAKASTDPAALDYVLIQPRTQ comes from the coding sequence ATGGATAAAACAAAAATCCAAAAAGTGAACAAAGCACTGATCGCAACTGTTTTTGCTACTAGCGGGATTGCTGTTGTTGTACCACCACCACAAAAAGTAGCAGCAGCTACTTCACCATTTGTAGATATTAACCAATATTCAAGTCACTATGACAATATTTTAAAATTATACGCTCAAGGTGCAATTAGTGGATTTGCAGATAAAACATTCCGACCAAATCAAAATGTAACACGTGGTCAAGCAGCAAAAATGCTCGCTACAGTTTTAAAGTTAGATTTAAAAAATGTAGAAGATCCCTATTTTAGAGACGTACCAAAGAGCAATGAATATTATAAATATGTAGCAGCGTTGCAAAATGCAGGCATTATGTCTGGTTATGCAAATGGCTCATTTATGCCAAATGAAGTGATTACACGCGGGCAACTAGCCAAAATTTTAGTGCTTGGCTTTAAATTCGAGGTAGCATCGAATTTTAATCATAGCTTCCAAGATATTAATAGCCAATCAAGCAATGCTTACTATATTCAAACATTAGTAGATTTAAAGATTACAGAAGGAACAACACCTGTCACATTTTCTCCGTTCAATGCAGTAACTCGAGGTCAAATTGCCTCTTTTATTGTTCGTTCACAAGAGAAAAAGGGGAATGTATCAACTTATAAGATTACTGGTGTTGAAGATGATACTGTTTACATAAATTCTGAACCTTATTCAGTACCTGAAAACCTTTCACATATTTTCAATGAATACAATGCAGATGTATTAAAGGGTGCATTTATTGAGGGAGATATTTCAGGGAAATCTATTTATTCAGTTGCAAAGTTAACGTTGAATGCAAGCGGGACGAGCTCTCGAAAGTTACAGTTTGACGGTGACTATAAATCGTTTGGTGGCACAATCGTTGTCAATGGGAACTATATTGCGTTCGATAATGTTACGCTAACCGGCACAATGTTAGTAAATGAAACAGTTCGTCCACCTTTACATTTAGATGTATCCTACTATAAGCCATTAGCAATTGGCCGTGTAGCAAGCAATAATTTTTCATTTATTAACTGGTCAAATCCAGATAAGCCAGAAGATGAAAGCTCTAATAGCAACCCATCAGGCGATCTTCAAAACTGGACCGACTCCAATCAAAATCCAGATAAAAACAAGCCTTTTGAAAACTGGTCAAAAGACAAAGTGACAATGAAAAATGTCGAAAAGAGCATTGAGTTTTACAATAGCACTGTATCACGACTTGTTGTGTCGCAAAGTGGTACAAAAATTGAAACAAATACAAAATTACCGCGTGTTGATATTATCGGAAACGTACGTGAGTTTGAAATCCAAGGTAATATCGGTACGTTAAATTTAGATACAGAAACAGCCCTTACAATATACGGAGATAGCAATATCGATTGGATAAATTACAATAGCTATACCGATTTACAACTGTATATTGATGGTCGTGTAGGCACGCTTTATGTAGATAATGCATATGGTTGGGTTGATATTGGTGATTACACATATATCGATAAAGTAATTCTGCCAAAAGACGAAGGACCAAATAATATTTTTGATGACTTCTTAAATGATAAAGATAATGTGGGGAATATTACTGACCCTGACGGTAAACCAATCGATAAAGATGATATTGATAACCAAAAGCCAGCGGATAAAACAAAACCGTTAATTGATATTACCAAGTTAACGGTCTTGAATGGTAGCGATGTTCAAGTAGAGTTTACGTCAGATAAAGTAGGAACGTATTACTATATTGTGCGAGAAAAGGGCGTAGAAGTACCAACTAAACGAGAAATGGTGAATCGCATTTCTACAGATAATGCAGCAAGTGGCACGGCATCAGCTGTAAACGGTAAAAATACGTTCAAAATTTCTAATTTAGGTGAGAAAAAAGAATACGTTGTCTATGTCATGGTAGTAGATGGAGCGAAAAATGCTTCAGATATTAAATCGCAATCGTTCCAAATGAAAGATTCATCGCCACCATCAGTAAAATCGCTAATGGTAACCCCTCTACATGGTGGAACACGGGCAGAGTTTACATTTACAGCGAGTGAACCAGGGGAATATTTCTACTTTGTACGTAAAAAGACAACTGCCGCAGATCCGACAACTGCAGATGTAATGGCTAACCCAACAGGTAAAGGGAAGGCACTTGCAGGTGAATTGGGAATTCCTGGATTACTGACAGGTTTAGACCCTGAACAAGAATATCAACTTTTTGTAGTGATGAAGGATGATTCAGGGAATAATTCAATTGATCCAATTCCAAAAGAAGCAATCAAAGAATTCAAAACAGGTGCTTTAGACAATCTACCTCCATATATTGTGGGTGGAGAACTCTTTTTACAAGATGAAATTAAAAATGAATTTTATGTAACGGTCAGTGAGGAATTAGATCCGATTGCAGCTGAAAAAGTTGAAAACTATGAACTGACAGGAACAGGTATTGTCAATCAAGGATTACAAAAACCAATTCGACCAGAAAAGGTTGTATATAATAAAGCTCAAAAAAGATTAACGTTCATAATCCCTTCTTTGACAGGTTTCGTTAATGGCGATAACTTGGTTGTAACGATATCTCCAAATGTAAAAGACCTTGCCAGTAATGAATTTGAAAATATTAACAATACACCAGTGAATGCTGTTCCACGCAATACTGCAGAATATATTCACAAAGACGGTGAGTGGCCATATTTAACGATTATTGGAGAACCTGCTATTAACGCTGCTAAAGACCAAACACTAGTCGAATTTAATGCGACAAAAGCGGGAACCTACCATTATTTAATTATGGAATCCGATTTAAATTTAACAAGAGATGACCGTCTACGATTAATCGAAGCTGTACAATTAAATGCAAAAGAATTTAATGTAGGGGGCAAAAATATCCCGATTATCGGCAGTGGTGGCAATAAGCCAGCACAATTAGGGAAACAAAAGGTGACAGTTCCGCTCCCTAATACAATTCCGCCGTTAGATCCGTTTAAGAGCTATTCCATTTATATGGTGTTGCGAGACCGTTCAGGAAATGTCTCGGATATTCAATCAAAACATGTAATTGATGACCGTACAGCTCCTGTTATTGACAATACGTCTATTAAAATATTGGAAGGTGATCGGAAAGCAACCTTTAAATTTATGTCAGATGAGGATGGTTCGTATTACTACGTCCTTCGAAAGGTTGGCGATCCAACGCCTGGACCAACAACGCCTGAAGAAGTAATGGCTAAGGGAATTACGAGCAGCATGCGTAAAGATACAAATGAGATTTCTTTAACGCTTGAGCCACATCAAGAGTATGAGCTATATGTAGCAGTAAAAGACCGATATAATAATGTCACGATGGTGCAAAAAGGGACAGAATCAAAAGTTTACACATTTGATGAGAAGCAAAATAAACTTATAACGCTAACGCCTGGTTCAAATGGTACGGGTGTTATGAAATATACATTCTTTGCAGATGGAACACCACCAAAGGTAGAAGATCCAATCTATAAACGAATTGATGGCAAAACATTTGAAGTAACATTTTCAGAGGCTGTCGATACAGGATTTGATTTTAAATTAGTTCAACCAGGTACAACAACGCCTATTACACCAACTTACACACATAGCTGGAAAGATGTTACGGGTACAAATGATTGGGAATCTCGCAAGCTTATTATCAAGTTTAATACCGAAGTAAAAGAAAGCTTTGATATTAGTGTCAATGCTGCCGCGAAAGATAAAGGCGGCTGGACATTTAGTAAGGATCGAGCAGAGTATAAATATCCAACAAAAGAGAATACAATTACTTCTGCGACATTATTACCAGATACGCAATTCCCAAGTAATTTAAATATTTCTAAGAAAGTTGAAGTTGTTGCGAATCTGAATGCCGATATTACATGGGATCAGCAGTATTACTACGCTGTATTGAACTCAGGATATAATCTAACGCCTGATAATGTTATGGATGTTATTACGAAAGCAGATAGTAATAACTTTACGTATATTCCTGGGGGAGCAATTGTTTCCTATGGTAAAGGTAAGATTACAGCACCTTCTGATGCAAGTTCTGCGAAGACTTTCACAGCGATTCAAACAGGTAGTGATCCTAATTCAACAAACGTATTCCAAAAAGATCAACGAATTTATCTATTCACGAAAGATAAATATGGAAATATTGTCTATGCAAAAGCTTCTACAGATCCAGCAGCTTTAGATTATGTATTAATTCAACCTAGAACACAATAA
- a CDS encoding methyl-accepting chemotaxis protein: protein MKKSKSIALKLTSLILGVFLVLFVAYTLVTSATLHNQSVDDSEKATLQNAELSAAKMSERFKKANDTLQTTKRIVEAMEKNDALSTESVMDILNTNLTNNNDLLGVGAVIENGAVKVGPTTDTALIDVKNRFIPYLTKDGNQINTDPIEGIDDPKAEDDWYRIPKGEGRAVLTEPYDYDVNGKTVSMTTIAVPLYNASGTYFGVLTADLSIDFLKELADSIQPDGGYAGIITDQGMLTVNSINEKLDGTNMQDAVDWTSIRQSMDEGKPDSLYVDSKQLGEKSFNAFAPMMLENIDEVWSVQLVLPNSKILETYNKILVFTIVSAIIMVILMAAASAMFIFKQLKPLKVLRTSIETAAEGDLTKKIDDKFIKSDEIGAVALAYNNMLDKTNDAIHTVLNSSTLLNQSSDHVHEAFNEIVASSQEVSVAINEIAQGASKQSEDTEETNYRMIDLSDQIDAITRLSKQMDELSIKTQTSTEQGMKEVESLRDRNAETNEMNGRIQRQMESLSSNINNINQIIASIQGITEQTNLLALNASIEAARAGEHGKGFAVVAEEVRKLAEQSKNETEVIKQTVSSILADSKQTVSVIASNASLMQAQNESVQNTELAFKDNNELSQSIATAINELLSELSQMLEQKDQAITAIQSISAVSEETAASAEQVSASAADQQAEMEKVAESINNMNQISKELQEVVNRFKLA, encoded by the coding sequence ATGAAAAAATCCAAAAGTATTGCATTAAAGCTCACTTCTTTAATTTTAGGTGTATTTTTAGTATTATTTGTTGCTTATACATTAGTAACTAGCGCTACTCTACATAATCAGAGTGTCGATGATTCAGAAAAGGCAACGTTGCAAAATGCGGAGTTATCTGCTGCAAAAATGAGCGAACGGTTTAAAAAAGCCAATGATACATTACAAACAACAAAACGTATTGTTGAAGCAATGGAAAAAAATGATGCGCTTTCGACAGAAAGTGTAATGGATATACTGAATACGAATTTAACGAATAATAATGATTTACTTGGTGTAGGAGCCGTTATAGAAAATGGTGCGGTAAAAGTAGGACCGACTACTGATACGGCATTAATTGATGTGAAAAATCGCTTTATCCCTTATCTAACTAAAGATGGCAACCAAATCAACACAGATCCTATAGAAGGAATTGACGACCCGAAAGCGGAGGATGATTGGTATCGGATACCAAAAGGAGAAGGGCGTGCTGTATTAACAGAGCCGTATGATTATGATGTGAACGGTAAAACTGTCTCGATGACGACTATTGCTGTGCCACTGTATAACGCTTCTGGTACATATTTTGGCGTATTAACAGCTGATTTATCTATCGATTTTTTAAAGGAATTAGCTGACTCTATACAGCCTGATGGTGGTTATGCAGGCATTATTACAGATCAAGGCATGTTAACGGTCAATAGTATTAACGAAAAGTTAGATGGGACAAATATGCAGGATGCGGTTGATTGGACAAGTATTAGACAATCTATGGATGAAGGAAAACCGGACAGTCTATATGTAGACTCGAAGCAGCTTGGGGAAAAATCTTTTAATGCTTTTGCTCCAATGATGTTAGAAAATATCGATGAAGTATGGTCAGTGCAATTAGTTTTACCTAATTCTAAAATATTAGAAACATATAATAAAATCCTTGTCTTCACGATTGTATCAGCAATTATTATGGTAATTTTAATGGCCGCTGCTAGTGCGATGTTTATATTTAAGCAGTTGAAGCCTTTAAAGGTTTTACGTACATCGATTGAAACAGCAGCAGAAGGCGATTTAACGAAAAAGATAGATGATAAATTTATAAAATCCGATGAAATTGGTGCTGTTGCATTAGCTTATAATAATATGCTGGATAAGACGAATGATGCCATACATACGGTATTAAATTCTTCAACATTGCTCAATCAATCATCCGACCATGTTCATGAAGCCTTTAATGAAATTGTAGCATCAAGTCAGGAAGTATCTGTCGCAATTAACGAAATAGCGCAAGGTGCATCAAAACAATCAGAGGATACAGAAGAAACGAATTATCGAATGATTGACTTATCTGACCAAATTGACGCCATTACAAGGTTGTCAAAGCAAATGGACGAGCTGTCAATCAAAACACAAACTTCTACAGAGCAGGGCATGAAAGAAGTGGAAAGTTTACGTGACCGAAATGCGGAAACGAATGAAATGAATGGACGTATCCAACGTCAAATGGAATCTTTGTCTAGCAATATTAACAATATCAATCAAATTATTGCATCTATTCAAGGAATAACAGAGCAAACGAATCTATTAGCACTGAATGCAAGTATAGAAGCTGCTCGAGCGGGAGAACACGGTAAAGGCTTTGCAGTAGTAGCAGAGGAAGTGCGTAAACTGGCAGAGCAGTCTAAAAACGAAACAGAAGTCATTAAACAAACGGTCTCTAGCATTCTAGCAGATTCAAAGCAAACGGTATCCGTTATTGCTTCCAATGCAAGCTTAATGCAAGCGCAAAATGAATCGGTACAAAATACAGAGTTAGCTTTTAAGGATAATAACGAGCTATCTCAATCAATTGCAACAGCAATTAATGAACTATTGTCAGAACTTTCACAAATGTTGGAGCAAAAGGACCAAGCCATTACGGCGATTCAAAGTATTTCTGCCGTTTCAGAGGAAACTGCTGCTTCTGCAGAACAGGTGAGTGCATCAGCCGCAGACCAACAGGCAGAAATGGAAAAGGTCGCAGAATCTATCAACAACATGAACCAAATTTCTAAAGAACTCCAAGAGGTCGTGAATCGATTTAAACTTGCTTAA
- a CDS encoding methyl-accepting chemotaxis protein translates to MSIRMKLYIGFSTIILLLLTISSIAYYQLNHINNLNKDLFENRVYKLIQVDKIVIASSMQSNYLRSYILEPNEATIKNLDDQEKLIQDKVEELDSLFTSETTQKQMEVIKANQAIFEKAALEIINTYSPDNLQPAIDILRTKARPAAAAIQQAAHEIAFYEERQVQLARAESSKVETISSSIILILAAFSTSLAFLIAFIMTRIITKPVNRLAKAANIIATGDLRQEDVKVKTKDEIRKLADSFNVMKANLRSLIDNIAINVEHTTTSAGELAASTDDVTSSSNDVAKRVELMARGGSQAVMTGQETAMAMDETARGVQRIAEATQMLHSRALDTQSVATDGEKMLQKTENQMMVIQQSSDKTNALIKQLSTQSTEIENITKVITEITDQTNLLALNAAIEAVRAGEHGQGFAVVADEVRKLAEESKISANQIINLINDIQQNTLEVEKAVSVTVQNIDEGVSYIQHAQNAFNGIMGAIEDMASEIEDVSASTQQISASTEEVAASVNEMSAVAKNVAEQSETISSAIEEQTSTIQEMNAVAQSLNDGATTLQAHINKFKV, encoded by the coding sequence ATGTCGATTCGAATGAAACTATATATTGGATTTAGTACAATCATTCTTTTATTACTAACTATTTCCTCAATCGCTTACTACCAACTGAATCACATTAATAATTTAAATAAAGACTTATTTGAAAACCGTGTTTATAAGCTGATTCAAGTCGATAAAATTGTCATTGCTTCTTCAATGCAGAGCAACTATCTTCGTTCATATATTCTCGAACCCAATGAAGCAACCATTAAAAACCTCGATGACCAAGAAAAGTTGATTCAAGACAAGGTGGAAGAGCTAGATAGCTTATTCACTTCAGAAACGACACAAAAGCAAATGGAAGTTATTAAAGCCAATCAGGCGATTTTTGAAAAAGCAGCACTGGAGATTATTAATACATACAGTCCCGATAATTTACAACCTGCCATTGACATTCTTCGAACAAAAGCACGCCCTGCTGCTGCTGCAATCCAACAAGCCGCACATGAAATTGCATTTTATGAGGAAAGACAAGTACAGTTAGCACGTGCTGAGTCGTCAAAAGTGGAAACTATAAGCTCATCGATTATCTTAATTCTCGCTGCCTTTTCCACAAGTTTAGCCTTTCTCATCGCCTTCATTATGACAAGGATTATTACAAAGCCTGTCAATCGCCTAGCTAAGGCAGCAAATATCATTGCTACCGGTGATTTACGTCAAGAGGATGTGAAAGTAAAGACAAAAGATGAGATTCGAAAGTTAGCCGATTCATTTAATGTAATGAAAGCAAATTTGCGCTCTCTCATTGACAATATAGCGATCAATGTAGAACATACTACTACAAGTGCAGGAGAATTAGCCGCAAGCACTGACGACGTTACTTCTTCTTCAAATGACGTTGCTAAACGCGTAGAATTAATGGCTCGAGGCGGTAGTCAGGCTGTCATGACAGGGCAAGAAACCGCTATGGCCATGGACGAAACTGCACGTGGAGTCCAGCGCATTGCTGAAGCCACACAGATGCTTCATTCGAGAGCGCTTGATACACAAAGCGTTGCGACTGATGGTGAAAAGATGTTGCAAAAGACCGAAAATCAAATGATGGTTATTCAACAATCTTCAGATAAGACAAATGCGCTTATTAAACAGTTAAGTACGCAATCGACTGAGATTGAAAATATAACGAAAGTCATTACTGAAATTACCGATCAGACCAACCTACTAGCTTTGAATGCTGCCATCGAAGCAGTGCGGGCTGGCGAACATGGGCAAGGATTTGCTGTCGTGGCAGATGAAGTACGTAAATTAGCGGAGGAATCCAAAATATCAGCCAACCAAATCATTAACTTAATTAATGATATTCAGCAAAATACATTGGAAGTCGAAAAAGCGGTGAGCGTTACAGTACAAAATATTGATGAAGGCGTTTCTTACATTCAACATGCGCAAAACGCATTTAATGGCATTATGGGCGCAATTGAAGATATGGCATCCGAAATAGAAGACGTTTCTGCTTCTACTCAACAAATTTCTGCAAGTACTGAAGAGGTTGCTGCATCTGTCAATGAAATGTCTGCGGTAGCAAAAAACGTGGCAGAACAATCTGAAACGATTTCAAGCGCAATTGAAGAACAAACATCCACCATCCAAGAAATGAATGCTGTTGCACAATCTTTAAACGACGGGGCTACCACCCTTCAAGCACATATAAATAAATTTAAAGTCTAA